The DNA sequence AGGATATCCATACCTTATCTTCTGTAAGACAGAATACACTTGCCGGATTGTAAGCGCTGCTGGAGGAGAGAGTAGTGATTGTGTTTGCCGGCAAAGCTGAGCAACATCACCTGATAGAATATAAGTTACTCAGCAACAAAAAAACCCACCAGTGGCACAGATAATTGTACAACATAAGGAGAAAGAATTCAAACTATATTGTGTACCAAGATCACCAAGGCTATCATAAAGGttctttatttttgatttgttAGTCCCACAAGCCTCTTCAAGGGCCGAAACAACAATGCCACCACCAATATTCAGTTCCTACAACATCACATACAGAATAAAGGATTCCAGAACAGAATTTTGATATGTGTATTGTAAATAAACTATACATGCACAGCTAGATAGGTGAATAAAACAAACAGGACAGGAAGAATTTTATCGGGTGGAATTACATTTCCAGCTCTTGTATTATATTGAACTGTTCCAGtacaaaattatacaaaaatctAGAAAGAGTGTaaggaaaacaaaattgaatataatattACCGTATTTTCATGTTCAGGAGCAATCCTATTTGTACACAAATACACAGCAGGAAGAACATCCTCTGGTGAAAGGGCCAATAAACTACATAACGAAGTATAAtggatgataaaaaaataataaggcCCAGGCCGATCAGTTGGAaagggaaaaattaaaaaaaatactagcaCCAAATGCATATAACAGActcaatttttatatcaaatacAAGAAAACCGACCTCCTAAACATGTTACACATCATTGATATAGCTTTATTCCTGCCCTTTTCTTCTTTAACCAAATCAAAAGTGCGGGCTATATGAATGTATGGAGCAGGTTGTCCTTTCCTCCAGCATGCTGGGAAAGATTCTAACCCTTTAATAGCGTGCTACTGAAGCAATAATCTCCAAAAATGAGACATACAGTAATAATTTACACAGTCAGATGACCATAAACTAACTAACCATGTTCAATAGGGGAATAACGCTCAAGTGGCAGAGATACACAATCTACAGAAAGATTGTCCTTTATATCAGACTTGATTTCAACAGCGTTCCTCTGTTCAGCATGACCTTCCATGGAGGAGATTCTACGTGTACACTCAGACTCTTTGAATTTATCATTACCCAGCAAATTTTCTTTACTGTCATTGGCAGTGCTAGCATGGTTATTGTAATACGTATCCAGAGCCATATTGATGTCTCCTTTGGTCTTCTCAAGGAGTGATGCTGCATAGCTTCTTAATGATTCACCACCATCATTCACAAGCTGAATAAACTGATCCACCTCATCTTTGTACAACTCAGTAACCTCAGCgggaaacttttttttgtcattgcaACAATCATTAAATTCAACGTCAACTTTGGTCTCTTCAGAGACAACAGgcaatttgtttttaaagaATTTGGTTATGGTAGACTGTTTTGAATCATTACTATTCCGGGTTAAACCAACTCTTGCTTTCTTTGTTCCCTTGTTATCAAAGTTTCTCTTCCTTTTGCCTGGAGAATTTGCGGTTTTCTTTATACTCTTAGGACTAGGTAATTTAAAACTCTGACTCAGAGGAACAGTCTCCGAGTGATCAGTCTTGACAATAGATTTAATGGGCGAAACTGGTTTAGTTTCTGGGCCTTCATCAAAAGCACAAGAGACCAATACACCAGGACGGACCTGTTCATGAAATTCCGTTTCATGttcataaaaattagaaactgCTTCAACAACATTTCCACCTGAACTTTTAAGTAAGTCCAATATCTGAGATAGAGTGACCCAACTGGGCAGGCAGTCCCGCATATCCTGTGCAGATTTCTCCAAACAATCTTTTCTGATATCTTCTGAATCAATATGCTCATGTTCCTGTTGAGGACACGGAGATCTCCTGTCACTCTCCTGTTCCATGTCAGTACAACAATGTGATGCAGACGAAGGGGCatcctctttttcttctattattaCATCATCAGACCTGGAAGGTATATCCTTCCCTTCATCCACTGCCTTCGTCCCACCACGAGCAAAGCTCATCAAAAATTCCTGCTTGATGGCCATTTCATCAACCAAACCAGCAAAATGCTTTTGCATTGCATTGGCATGCTTGCtgtcaattttttcaacatcAGCACCAACTGTGGGGATAACACGCTTTGGCTTCAAAAACTTCACATACTCTCTAAGCTCGTCATAGTTAGAATGCTCGCTATATGGAACTAGATGAATCTCAAATGAGTCCTTAGTTCTCACTGAGAACTTATTTCGCTTGAGTTCATACGTCCACCCAGTCGGAACAAAGCCTACAACCTTCGAGTAACCTCTCTCACTCATAATCTCACCGATCTTCGTGAAGTTAGGTCGAAAATACGGCCATGTCTCGCCCAACACATTCCAACCAACGACATGAACATCGCTCTCGGACTCATCCAGCGTAAAAACTCCCGTCTCTCCCAATTCCAACGCGCTTAAAATCGCCATCTTCCTCTCATTCACATGAATCTTCCTCTTACACCTCCGAGAAATCTCTAACAAAATCCTCTCCTTCCCAATAACATATGTAGCAACCAAAAACAACACATTCTTCGCATTCTCAAATCCAAGCCTCTCAATTACCCCAACAATATACTCAATCGACTCCTCCTGACTCGGAAATACAAATTTCGGATTACAATAGGTCGTATCGAGAAACACAGCATCAGCGCCAATAAATTCAGAGATCGCATTTTCGTTCTTCATTTCCTTAGAATACCTAAAATCACCAGTGTGCACATACCTAAAATCAGCGCCGCCAGAGGTGGTCGGCACCTTGAATAGGAACTGGACTGCGCCGGGGCAGTGGTTGGCGTCGACGAGGTAGACTTCGGAGCCATCGATTAGTACTTTTTGGGCGAGAGGAAGGGGGGAAATCAATTGGCGGGGAATGTTGAGGATTTGGTGGAGGAGCGTGGCGGTGGTGGAGGAGCAATAGATGATTCCGGTGGTCCAGTGCGGGGATAGGCCGGTGTAGTGATCGGAGTGGAAGTGGGAGAGGAAGTAAGAGAGGGAGAAATTGGGGTCGGCGTGTTTGAAGCCATCGACGATGAAGCGGGAATGGGGAATGAGTTTGGAGTAAGGGAGGGAAGCGGGGGGGGAGGTGAGGGGGCAAGTAGGGGGTGGCGGGGGCGGCagagagagggaggagagAGCGGCGCGGTGGAGGGCGGCGGTGGTTAAGTTGAGCGGTTCCGCCGGTTTCGACATTGCACAGTTTTGAGCGGTTCTCTATTTTGCCTCgaaattatagtactccgtagtagtaacaaaataaaatggcaAATGGTGCCACACtttgaatattgataaataaaagaaatcgTTAATCTAATCTAACATCTAACATCAAATCTAATCTAACATCTAACACATAATCTAAAGTCCCACTTTTGgttatatctttttttttcacaaaactatgaagctattttgtttattcttttggtcattttaagaaatgacaactattaaataaaaaagaggcTGATATTATTGGACAAAGATTGGTCTAATGAAATAGTGGTTTCTCAAAAAGTTAAAGCACCTATACATACACACACCTTTAATTGAATCtgcatttttattgattgattgatttactgataattttatttttaattgcaaCATAGCAGGAATCTTGGAATCCGGCGACAACTCTGACGATGGGTGACGAAGGCGGCAAGGCTGATGGAGGTGGGGCAGTGGCGGCAAGGCGGCGACTGGCTACGAGAAAGTGACAGGTTCGGGGCGAGAGAGATAGGGAGGAAAGGTGTGAAGACgaaaaagaagatgaagaagagagagaagtacAACAAAGGTGAAGGCGGCTACCAGGCAGTGCAAACTCGCCAAGATCCTTTACAAACATATTATTGCTACCAGCggtgaagagagagaaattatgCAAATCCAGCGGtgaagagaaagaaattatattttcatttaacacaatttcttaaaagtcTTCGTAATGATaatgtttcttattttttatcaatatgTATTGATAGTGTTTGTAACATGTTATTGAAGTGTGATTGTTTTGTCTatattagatattttaaagtgttttaattgatattctttaaaagttaattttttatttatctaatatACTGTTATTGTACATTTCTTATTCCAATTGATTTCTACTCTTTGATCATTAACTAGTATTAACCCacgtgctatgcacgggacataagaattttcatataatgaaTATACTAATACCAATGAAACTATAGGAAATAAGAATTCATaacaatagaaatatttacaaaatcatatatatgCTTTATCTTATCCCACtctaaatcaataatttacttattcctataaaatatttcaaattttcagtaaacaattttatacaatttgatttatgatataagtggagtaatataattgacAAATAAGAGATGTGTGACTAATAATTAAAGAGTAGTATGAGTTAGTTAGAATAtgatatacaaataaagaaaatatgtgtgagtagaaagcaaagaaaaaaaaatcagtttattatataaatataaaaattatataaagtttaattgtgtattatcatatgaaaaaaatcgagtacacttttatataaatttatgtattgatTGTTATCATATAATTATGAGGGATGTAtaccattaaaattaaaggaggtcatttattttttctaataatatctatgaaatacatataaaaatattaaaataatattaatgcgTAATTTCTATGAGTTTAGATAAGACTTatacataataaaacaaaattaaagctaggtttgaatttaaataggtatatatatagtagtattgtatatttataaatgatagtgattgaatattaaatataaataaaattttatacataaCTACAATCTAAAAGTAATTTCAATATAacaaaaagttataaaaaatagtcaagaaattaatataaaatttaatttgattttaaaaatatatacaaaatacaataaatttaaagtctaAATTAGAACCTAGCTTTAAAGtatgataattataataatagagtttaacataaattctatttaataaaaaaaacattaatcaTGTATAAATTCACTATAAGAACCCAAATTATATGCTACATTAAAAGCCCAAAATTAGAGCCCAATTAGCAAATAGAAACCCTAAATTAATATGAGGCGcctcatttctctctcttcccaTTCAACTGTACCCTACTCCTTCCTCCCTTCCATgtgccgccgccgcccgctcCGCCTGCCTCCTTCCGCTTGCCTCGACGTCCGTGATTCGCCGCCCACTTGCTTCCTCCACACCCGCCACACTGCATAGCTCGCCTAGCCATCGTTCCTCGCCTTCGTCACCCGCCCTCACACGCCAACCTAGCTGTGGTGATCTCCAGCAGCTCTCTCGGGCAGCAACCACCGCCGCCCTCTCCTTTTCTCACCTCTCTTTCCGTCGTCGTCGCCACCGCCCCCCTCGCTGATTTTTCTCATTCCTCTCCCTTTCCTCTTCTCGTTTTTTTCTTACGCCTCTCTCACGGTTTCACGCCACCACCATTGTTGACGTCACTGTCGCCACTGCATTCAGCCGCTAGACTCACCGCCATCACCAGTGTCGTCTCCCTTCATCGGTGGggtgagatatttttttgttcattttatttcatgttcCTAAGAGTTCTAATTTAAAACTTGAGTTTTGGTCATTTGGTGTTCAAAAGATTTCACCTTTGTTCCTCACATGACAGTATCAACGGCGCCgcttcctcttcctctccgGCGTCTCCTCGTCGCCTCACGTCGTCTGATTCCAAGCAGAGCCACACCTACTATACTGCaattataaaaccaaaaaatgcaGATTCTAGTGCATCTATCTAAATGTGTTTTAAATCTTCTTCAAGAAATTTGCATTTGATTGGACTCAGATTCTAGTGCATCTATTTAAATGTGTTTAAAATCTTCTTCAAgaag is a window from the Salvia hispanica cultivar TCC Black 2014 chromosome 1, UniMelb_Shisp_WGS_1.0, whole genome shotgun sequence genome containing:
- the LOC125200833 gene encoding DNA ligase 6, which translates into the protein MSKPAEPLNLTTAALHRAALSSLSLPPPPPPTCPLTSPPASLPYSKLIPHSRFIVDGFKHADPNFSLSYFLSHFHSDHYTGLSPHWTTGIIYCSSTTATLLHQILNIPRQLISPLPLAQKVLIDGSEVYLVDANHCPGAVQFLFKVPTTSGGADFRYVHTGDFRYSKEMKNENAISEFIGADAVFLDTTYCNPKFVFPSQEESIEYIVGVIERLGFENAKNVLFLVATYVIGKERILLEISRRCKRKIHVNERKMAILSALELGETGVFTLDESESDVHVVGWNVLGETWPYFRPNFTKIGEIMSERGYSKVVGFVPTGWTYELKRNKFSVRTKDSFEIHLVPYSEHSNYDELREYVKFLKPKRVIPTVGADVEKIDSKHANAMQKHFAGLVDEMAIKQEFLMSFARGGTKAVDEGKDIPSRSDDVIIEEKEDAPSSASHCCTDMEQESDRRSPCPQQEHEHIDSEDIRKDCLEKSAQDMRDCLPSWVTLSQILDLLKSSGGNVVEAVSNFYEHETEFHEQVRPGVLVSCAFDEGPETKPVSPIKSIVKTDHSETVPLSQSFKLPSPKSIKKTANSPGKRKRNFDNKGTKKARVGLTRNSNDSKQSTITKFFKNKLPVVSEETKVDVEFNDCCNDKKKFPAEVTELYKDEVDQFIQLVNDGGESLRSYAASLLEKTKGDINMALDTYYNNHASTANDSKENLLGNDKFKESECTRRISSMEGHAEQRNAVEIKSDIKDNLSVDCVSLPLERYSPIEHACWRKGQPAPYIHIARTFDLVKEEKGRNKAISMMCNMFRSLLALSPEDVLPAVYLCTNRIAPEHENTELNIGGGIVVSALEEACGTNKSKIKNLYDSLGDLGDVAQLCRQTQSLLSPPAALTIRQVYSVLQKISVQTGSGSTSRKKSLIVNLMCSCREKEMKFLVRTLVRNLRIGAMMRTILPALAQAIAMHYKGTAENLKEDIQRLSGAVVEAYNIVPNLDLLIPSLMEKGIQFSSSTISMVPGIPIKPMLAKITNGVLEVLKIFQNRAFTCEYKYDGQRAQIHRSADGSIRVFSRNGDETTSRFPDLVQIVVDSCVPATGAFILDAEVVAIDRNNDRRLMSFQELSTRERGSKDSMVDVDKIKVDICVFVFDIMFASGEQLLDWPLRVRRKYLKDLFGEERPGYFEYAKEMTIEPQDAFSNNEATTDRMSSFLSDAIHSSCEGIMVKSLDVDSGYAPSKRSDAWLKVKRDYVEGLSDSLDLVPIGAWYGNGRKAGWFSPFLMACYNPDTEEFQSVCRVMSGFSDAFYKEMKNFFTGDRILSKKPSYYGTAEAPDMWFSAELVWQIKGADFTVSPVHHAAIGLVHPSRGISVRFPRFIRSVTDRKPEDCSTACDIADMFSLQTRKMDVGIKK